Proteins from one Oncorhynchus masou masou isolate Uvic2021 chromosome 12, UVic_Omas_1.1, whole genome shotgun sequence genomic window:
- the LOC135549990 gene encoding zinc finger protein 574-like isoform X2 gives MDSSLYLCSTCYQIFNSLEVVISHQLTCQPVNTEETVPAAPPTAQTESSRVVLQSQNGPSQHQERNQKRTFMTNPNLPYLHSFIEKRVTGSPTHSNIPQIQTQTQNLTSPALLIHYQCRECEVLFESLELWQKHSKLGDCSATSGSEPRDQEMDTECQPAIGDEKGVEGQSDGGMDVNIEEDGDKEREEEVDYGGGMEQEHSIENELESETNSNSQHSFPNTPMFTNPAACSSNPTASSSSQTSFCAACGSGFNTESALKLHRVAIHGLPGALHHCDVCGESFMNTTKYLYHRRQHRDRGEKDSEGCTPRVDHILPTPLFQWKSNSAVVSGGEETPTHPPLTTTTLPDSSTPLPALETTPGDHFGPCPHCGRFFKSCSRMRTHIQANSGLKPFKCDLCPMTFAYNRCVTRHRITHSARKPYTCLRCGKSYTLLGTLQTHHLLHERQDALNKDGVVVKEGTVEEEGRGVVNDVESKNSKYPTFFRYKCPDYPRCFRMSSQVPVHRYSHTGKSPFTCSICGEHFFHKSRLKLHALTHDGVVDIGLVKGTGQGRGRGQGGRQDKTTGLLDCEFCRHRCVTKEGLDLHRLSHAGQTPLRCPMTPCRRRYATAASLEEHLLTHCPAPGDTVAAADLPKPRPFHCHHCGKDFTTGSSLSVHLRVHTGEKPFQVRVLPMLEELPTDPSPARPRASAQR, from the exons ATGGACTCCTCCCTCTACTTGTGCTCTACCTGCTACCAGATATTCAACTCTCTGGAGGTGGTGATCTCTCATCAGCTCACCTGCCAACCTGTCAACACAGAGGAGACGGTCCCTGCAGCGCCACCTACAGCACAGACGGAG AGCTCCAGAGTGGTGCTTCAGTCTCAAAATGGACCATCCCAGCACCAAGAGAGAAACCAAAAGAGAACCTTCATGACGAACCCAAACCTGCCCTACCTGCACTCCTTCATAGAGAAGAGAGTGACTGGAAGTCCGACCCATTCCAACATCCCTCAGATCCAGACCCAAACGCAAAACCTGACTAGCCCGGCCCTGCTCATCCACTATCAGTGTAGGGAATGTGAGGTGTTGTTTGAGTCCCTGGAGCTGTGGCAGAAGCACAGCAAGCTGGGTGACTGTTCTGCAACTAGTGGGTCAGAACCAAGGGACCAGGAAATGGACACAGAGTGTCAGCCTGCGATAGGAGATGAAAAGGGGGTAGAGggacagagtgatggagggatggatgtgaATATTGAGGAGGATGGtgacaaagagagggaggaagaggtagactatggaggagggatggaacaAGAACATAGCATTGAGAATGAATTGGAATCAGAAACAAACTCCAACTCCCAGCATTCCTTCCCCAACACTCCCATGTTTACAAACCCTGCTGCCTGTAGTTCCAATCCAACTGCTTCTTCCTCGAGCCAGACCTCCTTCTGTGCGGCCTGTGGCTCAGGCTTCAACACTGAGTCGGCGCTAAAGCTGCACCGTGTGGCCATCCACGGCTTGCCGGGGGCGCTACATCACTGTGACGTGTGTGGAGAGAGCTTTATGAACACTACTAAGTACCTCTACCACCGCAGGCAGCATCGAGACAGAGGGGAAAAGGACTCGGAGGGCTGCACACCCCGGGTGGACCACATTTTACCTACGCCTCTGTTCCAGTGGAAAAGCAACAGTG CTGTGGTGAGTGGCGGAGAAGAGACCCCGACCCATccacccctcactaccaccacccTCCCTGACTCTTCCACCCCCCTACCGGCCCTGGAAACAACACCCGGGGACCACTTCGGACCGTGCCCCCACTGCGGGCGTTTCTTCAAGAGCTGCAGCCGCATGCGCACCCACATCCAGGCCAACTCAGGCCTCAAACCGTTTAAGTGTGACCTCTGCCCCATGACGTTCGCCTACAACAGATGCGTGACGCGCCACCGTATCACCCACAGCGCTCGCAAGCCTTACACCTGCCTGCGCTGCGGCAAGAGCTACACACTGTTGGGCACGCTCCAGACCCACCACCTACTACACGAACGCCAGGATGCCTTGAACAAAGATGGTGTTGTGGTGAAGGAGGGCACAGTCGAGGAGGAGGGTCGCGGCGTGGTCAATGATGTAGAGTCAAAGAACTCAAAGTACCCAACGTTTTTTCGATACAAATGCCCTGATTATCCACGCTGCTTCCGAATGTCATCTCAGGTGCCAGTTCACAG ATACTCACACACAGGGAAGTCTCCGTTCACCTGCTCCATCTGTGGGGAACACTTCTTCCACAAGAGCAGGCTGAAGCTTCATGCTCTCACACACGACG GAGTGGTGGACATAGGCCTGGTTAAGGGAACAGGCCAGGGTAGAGGCCGTGGCCAAGGCGGAAGGCAGGACAAGACCACAGGGCTTCTGGACTGTGAGTTCTGCCGCCATCGCTGTGTCACCAAGGAAGGCCTGGACCTCCACAGATTGTCCCACGCCGGCCAGACCCCCTTGCGCTGCCCGATGACCCCCTGCAGACGGCGCTATGCAACGGCCGCCTCCCTGGAAGAGCACCTCCTTACCCACTGCCCGGCGCCCGGGGACACGGTGGCTGCCGCCGACCTCCCCAAGCCACGTCCCTTCCACTGCCATCACTGTGGGAAGGACTTCACCACCGGCTCATCACTCAGCGTCCACCTTCGAGTCCACACGGGGGAGAAGCCCTTTCAGGTCAGAG